A portion of the Parasedimentitalea marina genome contains these proteins:
- a CDS encoding bifunctional metallophosphatase/5'-nucleotidase, which produces MMMRILTSVAALGLTAGMAAADYNLTILHTNDFHSRFEPVSKYDSGCREGDNAEGKCFGGTARLVTAIADARARSNNSILVDGGDQFQGSLFYTYYKGKVAAEFMNKLGYDGMTVGNHEFDDGPEVLRGFMDSVDFPILMSNADVSAEPTLAGVLNKSTVIERGGEKIGLIGLTPEDTHDLASPGKNITFGDPVAAVQAEVDRLTAEGVNKIIVLSHSGYVVDQKVAAETTGVDVIVGGHSNSYLSNVSDRAVGPYPTMVKDTAIVQAYAYGKFLGELNVTFDDAGNVVEASGEPLSMDATVAEDEATVARITELGTPLEEIRTKVVAESAEAINGDRATCRIQECQMGNLVADAMLARVKDQGVTIAIANSGGIRASMEPGEVTMGEVLSVLPFQNTLSTFELDGATLVSALENGVSQVEEVKGRFPQVAGLKFSWDASVAAGEGRIQDVMVADGDGFVAVDPAKTYMVVTNNYVRGGGDGYKMFSGDDKNAYDFGPDLADVLAEYMATNSPYTPYIDGRIEQK; this is translated from the coding sequence ATGATGATGCGAATTCTGACATCGGTCGCCGCCTTAGGGCTGACGGCCGGTATGGCAGCTGCGGACTACAACCTGACCATTTTGCACACCAATGACTTTCATTCCCGGTTTGAGCCGGTCAGCAAATATGACAGTGGCTGCCGCGAAGGTGACAATGCCGAAGGCAAGTGTTTCGGTGGGACCGCACGTCTGGTGACAGCGATCGCGGATGCGCGCGCGCGTTCGAACAACTCGATCCTGGTTGACGGTGGTGACCAGTTCCAGGGCTCGCTGTTCTATACCTATTACAAGGGTAAGGTTGCGGCTGAGTTCATGAACAAATTGGGCTATGACGGCATGACCGTTGGCAACCACGAGTTCGACGATGGCCCCGAAGTTTTGCGCGGGTTCATGGATTCGGTTGATTTCCCCATTCTGATGTCCAATGCCGACGTCAGCGCCGAGCCTACTCTGGCTGGTGTGCTGAACAAATCCACCGTCATTGAACGTGGCGGCGAAAAGATCGGCCTGATCGGTCTGACTCCAGAAGACACCCACGACCTGGCCAGCCCTGGCAAGAACATCACCTTTGGTGATCCGGTTGCTGCGGTGCAGGCCGAAGTTGACCGTTTGACAGCTGAAGGCGTGAACAAGATCATCGTGCTCAGCCACTCGGGTTATGTTGTCGACCAAAAGGTTGCAGCCGAGACCACGGGTGTTGACGTGATCGTAGGTGGCCACTCGAACAGCTACCTGTCAAACGTATCAGACCGCGCTGTTGGTCCGTATCCAACTATGGTCAAAGATACCGCGATTGTGCAGGCCTATGCCTATGGCAAATTCCTGGGCGAGCTGAACGTCACCTTTGACGATGCCGGTAATGTGGTTGAAGCCAGCGGTGAACCATTGAGCATGGATGCCACCGTCGCCGAAGACGAAGCCACCGTTGCCCGCATCACCGAGTTGGGCACACCGCTGGAGGAAATCCGCACCAAAGTTGTGGCTGAATCTGCCGAGGCCATTAACGGTGACCGCGCTACCTGCCGTATTCAGGAATGCCAGATGGGCAACCTGGTGGCTGATGCGATGCTTGCACGGGTCAAGGATCAGGGCGTAACCATTGCAATTGCCAACTCTGGTGGCATTCGTGCCAGCATGGAGCCGGGCGAAGTCACCATGGGCGAAGTGCTGTCGGTTCTGCCGTTCCAGAACACCCTGTCGACCTTTGAACTGGATGGCGCGACTTTGGTTTCAGCACTGGAAAACGGTGTGAGCCAGGTGGAAGAGGTCAAAGGCCGTTTTCCACAGGTTGCGGGTCTTAAGTTCAGCTGGGACGCAAGCGTAGCAGCTGGTGAAGGCCGTATTCAGGACGTCATGGTTGCCGATGGTGACGGTTTTGTTGCCGTTGATCCGGCCAAGACATACATGGTTGTGACCAACAATTACGTGCGTGGCGGTGGTGATGGTTACAAGATGTTCTCAGGCGACGACAAGAACGCCTATGACTTTGGCCCCGATCTGGCCGACGTTCTGGCGGAATACATGGCAACCAACTCGCCCTATACGCCTTATATTGATGGACGTATCGAACAAAAATAA
- a CDS encoding MarR family winged helix-turn-helix transcriptional regulator, producing the protein MELQSLDIHSMPGHLIRRLNQISVARFMEQVASAELSLTPVQYAALCAIRDNPGIDQASAAGLIAYDRATLGKVIDRLDARGLVLRKVSKSDRRARELFLSEDGEKLLTIAHPQVEAAQPEILSGLSPEEQEQLVHLIKKVIRAGNELSRAPHRDLSKAAE; encoded by the coding sequence ATGGAATTACAATCTCTCGACATTCACAGTATGCCCGGCCATCTCATCCGCAGGCTGAACCAGATATCCGTTGCCCGCTTTATGGAACAGGTTGCCAGTGCAGAGCTATCCCTGACACCCGTGCAATATGCGGCGCTGTGTGCGATCCGCGATAATCCCGGTATTGACCAAGCTTCGGCGGCTGGATTGATCGCCTATGACCGGGCGACACTTGGCAAAGTTATTGACCGTTTGGACGCCCGCGGGCTTGTGCTGCGCAAGGTAAGCAAGTCAGACCGTCGTGCGCGTGAGTTGTTTTTGTCTGAGGATGGTGAAAAGCTATTGACCATCGCCCACCCTCAAGTCGAGGCGGCACAACCGGAAATCCTGTCAGGGCTGTCGCCAGAGGAACAGGAACAGCTTGTACACCTGATAAAAAAGGTCATCCGGGCCGGCAATGAACTCAGCCGTGCGCCGCACCGTGACTTGTCCAAGGCCGCCGAATAG
- a CDS encoding SOS response-associated peptidase: MCGRFAITLPNDAMAQLFAAQPANNLPRVPNFNVCPTTQVHVVQSGATGRQLVSMRWGFLPHWYQSASAGPLLINARAESIAQKPAFAKACRERRCLIPVTGFYEWTKDDQGRRLPWYIQRRDGAPLAFAGIWQSWGKEDPFNTCAIVTTGANQALSTIHHRMPVILDQSDWALWLGEAGQGAATLMQPGDEDLLQWHRVDPAVNSNRAEGPELIEPFEPESVPRGQLI; the protein is encoded by the coding sequence ATGTGTGGACGTTTTGCCATTACCCTTCCGAATGACGCCATGGCGCAGCTCTTTGCGGCGCAGCCAGCGAATAATTTGCCGCGCGTCCCAAATTTCAACGTTTGCCCCACCACTCAGGTGCATGTGGTTCAATCTGGTGCGACCGGACGGCAGTTGGTCTCTATGCGCTGGGGGTTTTTACCACATTGGTATCAATCGGCCTCGGCTGGACCATTGCTGATCAATGCGCGGGCCGAATCCATTGCCCAAAAACCTGCCTTTGCCAAGGCGTGCCGCGAACGAAGGTGCCTGATCCCGGTTACCGGGTTTTATGAATGGACCAAGGATGATCAGGGCCGCAGACTGCCTTGGTATATCCAGCGCCGTGACGGCGCGCCGTTGGCCTTTGCCGGGATCTGGCAAAGCTGGGGTAAAGAGGATCCGTTTAACACCTGTGCCATCGTGACCACCGGCGCCAATCAAGCCTTATCGACCATCCATCACCGGATGCCGGTAATACTGGATCAATCAGACTGGGCGCTATGGTTGGGCGAGGCCGGGCAGGGGGCCGCGACACTGATGCAACCAGGTGACGAAGATCTGCTGCAGTGGCATCGCGTTGACCCGGCTGTCAATTCAAACAGGGCAGAGGGGCCCGAGTTGATTGAACCCTTTGAGCCAGAGTCGGTGCCGCGTGGTCAGCTGATTTAG